A portion of the Symphalangus syndactylus isolate Jambi chromosome 13, NHGRI_mSymSyn1-v2.1_pri, whole genome shotgun sequence genome contains these proteins:
- the ARHGAP33 gene encoding rho GTPase-activating protein 33 isoform X11 — protein sequence MVARSTDSLDGPGEGSVQPLPTAGGPSVKGKPGKRLSAPRGPFPRLADCAHFHYENVDFGHIQLLLSPDREGPSLSGENELVFGVQVTCQGRSWPVLRSYDDFRSLDAHLHRCIFDRRFSCLPELPPPPEGARAAQMLVPLLLQYLETLSGLVDSNLNCGPVLTWMELDNHGRRLLLSEEASLNIPAVAAAHVIKRYTAQAPDELSFEVGDIVSVIDMPPTEDRSWWRGKRGFQVGFFPSECVELFTERPGPGLKADADGPPCGIPAPQGISSLTSAVPRPRGKLAGLLRTFMRSRPSRQRLRQRGILRQRVFGCDLGEHLSNSGQDVPQVLRCCSEFIEAHGVVDGIYRLSGVSSNIQRLRHEFDSERIPELSGPAFLQDIHSVSSLCKLYFRELPNPLLTYQLYGKFSEAMSVPREEERLVRVHDVIQQLPPPHYRTLEYLLRHLARMARHSANTSMHARNLAIVWAPNLLRSMELESVGMGGAAAFREVRVQSVVVEFLLTHVDVLFSDTFTSAGLDPAGRCLLPRPKSLAGSCPSTRLLTLEEAQARTQGRLGTPTEPTTPKAPASPAERRKGERGEKQRKPGGSSWKTFFALGRGPSVPRKKPLPWLGGTRAPPQPSGSRPDTVTLRSAKSEESLSSQASGAGLQRLHRLRRPHSSSDAFPVGPAPAGSCESLSSSSSSESSSSGSSSSSSESSAAGLGALSGSPSHRTSAWLDDGDELDFSPPRCLEGLRGLDFDPLTFRCSSPTPGDPAPPASPAPPAPASAFPPRVTPQAISPRGPTSPASPAALDISEPLAVSVPPAVLELLGAGGAPASATPTPALSPGRSLRPHLIPLLLRGAEAPLTDACQQEMCSKLRGAQGPLGPDMESPLPPPPLSLLRPGGAPPPPPKNPARLMALALAERAQQVAEQQSQQECGGTPPAPQSPFRRSLSLEVGGEPLGTSGSGPPPNSLAHPGAWVPGPPPYLPRQQSDGSLLRSQRPMGTSRRGLRGPAQVPTPGFFSPAPRECLPPFLGVPKPGLYPLGPPSFQPSSPAPVWRSSLGPPAPLDRGENLYYEIGASEGSPYSGPTRSWSPFRSMPPDRLNASYGMLGQSPPLHRSPDFLLSYPPAPSCFPPDHLGYSAPQHPARRPTPPEPLYVNLALGPRGPSPASSSSSSPPAHPRSRSDPGPPVPRLPQKQRAPWGPRTPHRVPGPWGPPEPLLLYRAAPPAYGRGGELHRGSLYRNGGQRGEGAGPPPPYPTPSWSLHSEGQTRSYC from the exons ATGGTG GCACGCAGCACTGACAGCCTGGATGGCCCAGGGGAGGGCTCGGTGCAGCCCCTACCCACCGCTGGGGGGCCCAGTGTGAAGGGGAAGCCTGGGAAGAG gctctcAGCTCCTCGAGGCCCCTTCCCGCGGCTGGCTGACTGCGCCCATTTCCACTACGAGAACGTCGACTTTGGCCACATTCAG CTCCTGCTGTCTCCAGATCGTGAAGGGCCCAGCCTCTCTGGAGAGAATGAGCTGGTGTTCGGGGTGCAGGTGACCTGTCAG GGCCGTTCCTGGCCGGTTCTCCGGAGTTACGATGATTTTCGTTCCCTGGATGCCCACCTCCACCGGTGCATATTTGACCGGAGGTTCTCCTGCCTTCCGGAGCTTCCCCCGCCCCCTGAGGGTGCCAGGGCTGCCCAG ATGCTGGTACCACTGCTGCTGCAGTACCTGGAGACCCTGTCAGGACTGGTGGACAGTAACCTCAACTGCGGACCTGTGCTCACCTGGATGGAG CTGGACAACCACGGACGGCGACTGCTCCTCAGTGAGGAGGCATCGCTCAATATCCCTGCAGTGGCGGCCGCCCACGTGATCAAACGGTACACAGCCCAGGCGCCAGATGAGCTGTCCTTTGAG GTGGGAGACATTGTCTCGGTGATTGACATGCCGCCCACGGAGGATCGGAGCTGGTGGCGGGGCAAGCGAGGCTTCCAG GTCGGGTTCTTCCCCAGTGAGTGTGTGGAACTCTTCACGGAGCGGCCAGGTCCGGGCCTGAAGGCGG ATGCCGATGGCCCCCCATGTGGCATCCCGGCTCCCCAGGGTATCTCgtctctgacctcag CTGTGCCACGGCCTCGTGGGAAGCTGGCCGGCCTGCTCCGCACCTTTATGCGCTCCCGCCCTTCTCGGCAGCGGCTGCGGCAGCGGGGAATCCTGCGACAGAGGGTGTTTGGCTGCGATCTTGGCGAGCACCTCAGCAACTCAGGCCAGGATG TGCCCCAGGTGCTGCGCTGCTGCTCTGAGTTCATTGAGGCCCACGGGGTGGTGGATGGGATCTACCGGCTCTCAGGCGTGTCTTCCAACATCCAGAGGCTTCG GCACGAGTTTGACAGTGAGAGGATCCCGGAGCTGTCTGGCCCTGCCTTCCTGCAGGACATCCACAGCGTGTCCTCCCTCTGCAAGCTCTACTTCCGAGAGCTTCCGAACCCTCTGCTCACCTACCAGCTCTATGGGAAGTTCAGT GAGGCCATGTCAGTGCCTAGGGAGGAGGAGCGTCTGGTGCGGGTGCACGATGTCATCCAGCAGCTGCCCCCACCACATTACAG GACCCTGGAGTACCTGCTGAGGCACCTGGCCCGCATGGCGAGACACAGTGCCAACACCAGCATGCATGCCCGCAACCTGGCCATTGTCTGGGCACCCAACCTGCTACG GTCCATGGAGCTGGAGTCAGTGGGAATGGGTGGCGCGGCGGCGTTCCGGGAAGTTCGGGTGCAGTCGGTGGTGGTGGAGTTTCTGCTCACCCATGTGGACGTCCTGTTCAGCGACACCTTCACCTCCGCCGGCCTCGACCCTGCAG GCCGCTGCCTGCTCCCCAGGCCCAAGTCCCTTGCGGGCAGCTGCCCCTCCACCCGCCTGCTGACGCTGGAGGAAGCCCAGGCACGCACTCAGGGCCGGCTGGGGACGCCCACGGAGCCCACAACTCCCAAGGCCCCGGCCTCACCTGCGGAAAG GAGGAAAGGGGAGCGAGGGGAGAAACAGCGGAAGCCAGGGGGCAGCAGCTGGAAGACGTTCTTTGCACTGGGCCGGGGCCCCAGTGTCCCTCGAAAGAAGCCCCTGCCCTGGCTGGGGGGCACCCGTGCCCCACCGCAGCCTTCAG GCAGCAGACCCGACACCGTCACACTGAGATCTGCCAAGAGCGAGGAGTCTCTGTCATCGCAGGCCAGCGGGGCTG GCCTCCAGAGGCTGCACAGGCTGCGGCGACCCCACTCCAGCAGCGACGCTTTCCCTGTGGGCCCAGCACCTGCTGGCTCCTGCGAGAGCCTgtcctcgtcctcctcctccgAGTCCTCCTCCTCCGGGTCCTCCTCTTCATCCTCTGAGTCCTCAGCAGCTGGGCTGGGGGCACTCTCTGGGTCTCCCTCACACCGTACCTCAGCCTGGCTAGATGATGGTGATGAGCTGGACTTCAGCCCACCCCGCTGCCTGGAGGGACTCCGAGGGCTGGACTTTGATCCCTTAACCTTCCGCTGCAGCAGCCCCACCCCAGGGGATCCCGCACCTCCCGCCAGCCCAGCACCCCCcgcccctgcctctgccttcccacCCAGGGTGACCCCCCAGGCCATCTCGCCCAGAGGGCCCACCAGCCCCGCCTCGCCTGCTGCCCTAGACATCTCAGAGCCCCTGGCTGTATCAGTGCCACCTGCTGTCCTAGaactgctgggggctgggggagcacctgcctcagccaccccaacACCAGCTCTCAGCCCCGGCCGGAGCCTGCGCCCCCATCTCATACCCCTGCTGCTACGTGGAGCCGAGGCCCCGCTGACTGACGCCTGCCAGCAGGAGATGTGCAGCAAGCTCCGGGGAGCCCAGGGCCCACTCG GTCCTGATATGGAGTCACCATTGCCACCCCCTCCCCTGTCTCTCCTGCGCCCTGGGGgtgccccacccccgccccctaaGAACCCAGCACGCCtcatggccctggccctggctgaGCGGGCTCAGCAGGTGGCCGAGCAACAGAGCCAGCAGGAGTGTGGGGGCACCCCACCTGCTCCCCAATCCCCCTTCCGCCGCTCGCTGTCTCTGGAGGTGGGCGGGGAGCCCCTGGGGACCTCAGGGAGTGGGCCACCTCCCAACTCCCTAGCCCACCCGGGTGCCTGGGTCCCGGGACCCCCACCCTACTTACCAAGGCAACAAAGTGATGGGAGTCTGCTGAGGAGCCAGCGGCCCATGGGGACCTCAAGGAGGGGACTCCGAGGCCCTGCCCAG GTTCCTACCCCCGGCTtcttctccccagcccccagggaGTGCCTGCCACCCTTCCTCGGGGTCCCCAAGCCAGGCTTGTACCCCCTGGGCCCCCCATCCTTCCAGCCCAGTTCCCCAGCCCCGGTCTGGAGGAGCTCCCTGGGCCCCCCTGCACCACTCGACAGGGGAGAGAACCTGTACTATGAGATCGGGGCAAGTGAGGGGTCCCCCTATTCCGGCCCCACCCGCTCCTGGAGTCCCTTTCGCTCCATGCCCCCTGACAGGCTCAATGCCTCCTACGGCATGCTTGGCCAATCGCCCCCACTCCACAGGTCCCCCGACTTCCTGCTCAGCTACCCGCCAGCCCCCTCCTGCTTTCCCCCTGACCACCTTGGCTACTCAGCCCCCCAGCACCCTGCTCGGCGCCCCACACCGCCTGAGCCCCTCTATGTCAACCTAGCCCTAGGGCCCAGGGGTCCCtcacctgcctcttcctcctcctcttcccctcctgcCCACCCCCGAAGCCGTTCAGATCCCGGTCCCCCAGTCCCCCGCCTTCCCCAGAAACAACGGGCACCCTGGGGCCCCCGTACCCCTCATAGGGTGCCGGGTCCCTGGGGCCCCCCTGAGCCTCTCCTGCTCTACAGGGCAGCCCCGCCAGCCTACGGAAGGGGGGGCGAGCTCCACCGAGGGTCCTTGTACAGAAATGGAGGGCAAAGAGGGGAGGGGGCTGGTCCCCCACCCCCTTACCCCACTCCCAGCTGGTCACTCCACTCTGAGGGCCAGACCCGAAGCTACTGCTGA
- the ARHGAP33 gene encoding rho GTPase-activating protein 33 isoform X6: MVARSTDSLDGPGEGSVQPLPTAGGPSVKGKPGKRLSAPRGPFPRLADCAHFHYENVDFGHIQLLLSPDREGPSLSGENELVFGVQVTCQGRSWPVLRSYDDFRSLDAHLHRCIFDRRFSCLPELPPPPEGARAAQMLVPLLLQYLETLSGLVDSNLNCGPVLTWMELDNHGRRLLLSEEASLNIPAVAAAHVIKRYTAQAPDELSFEVGDIVSVIDMPPTEDRSWWRGKRGFQVGFFPSECVELFTERPGPGLKADADGPPCGIPAPQGISSLTSAVPRPRGKLAGLLRTFMRSRPSRQRLRQRGILRQRVFGCDLGEHLSNSGQDVPQVLRCCSEFIEAHGVVDGIYRLSGVSSNIQRLRHEFDSERIPELSGPAFLQDIHSVSSLCKLYFRELPNPLLTYQLYGKFSEAMSVPREEERLVRVHDVIQQLPPPHYRTLEYLLRHLARMARHSANTSMHARNLAIVWAPNLLRSMELESVGMGGAAAFREVRVQSVVVEFLLTHVDVLFSDTFTSAGLDPAGRCLLPRPKSLAGSCPSTRLLTLEEAQARTQGRLGTPTEPTTPKAPASPAERRPPVSPPNRRRKGERGEKQRKPGGSSWKTFFALGRGPSVPRKKPLPWLGGTRAPPQPSGSRPDTVTLRSAKSEESLSSQASGAGLQRLHRLRRPHSSSDAFPVGPAPAGSCESLSSSSSSESSSSGSSSSSSESSAAGLGALSGSPSHRTSAWLDDGDELDFSPPRCLEGLRGLDFDPLTFRCSSPTPGDPAPPASPAPPAPASAFPPRVTPQAISPRGPTSPASPAALDISEPLAVSVPPAVLELLGAGGAPASATPTPALSPGRSLRPHLIPLLLRGAEAPLTDACQQEMCSKLRGAQGPLGPDMESPLPPPPLSLLRPGGAPPPPPKNPARLMALALAERAQQVAEQQSQQECGGTPPAPQSPFRRSLSLEVGGEPLGTSGSGPPPNSLAHPGAWVPGPPPYLPRQQSDGSLLRSQRPMGTSRRGLRGPAQVSAQLRAGGGGRDAPEAAAQSPCSVPSQVPTPGFFSPAPRECLPPFLGVPKPGLYPLGPPSFQPSSPAPVWRSSLGPPAPLDRGENLYYEIGASEGSPYSGPTRSWSPFRSMPPDRLNASYGMLGQSPPLHRSPDFLLSYPPAPSCFPPDHLGYSAPQHPARRPTPPEPLYVNLALGPRGPSPASSSSSSPPAHPRSRSDPGPPVPRLPQKQRAPWGPRTPHRVPGPWGPPEPLLLYRAAPPAYGRGGELHRGSLYRNGGQRGEGAGPPPPYPTPSWSLHSEGQTRSYC; the protein is encoded by the exons ATGGTG GCACGCAGCACTGACAGCCTGGATGGCCCAGGGGAGGGCTCGGTGCAGCCCCTACCCACCGCTGGGGGGCCCAGTGTGAAGGGGAAGCCTGGGAAGAG gctctcAGCTCCTCGAGGCCCCTTCCCGCGGCTGGCTGACTGCGCCCATTTCCACTACGAGAACGTCGACTTTGGCCACATTCAG CTCCTGCTGTCTCCAGATCGTGAAGGGCCCAGCCTCTCTGGAGAGAATGAGCTGGTGTTCGGGGTGCAGGTGACCTGTCAG GGCCGTTCCTGGCCGGTTCTCCGGAGTTACGATGATTTTCGTTCCCTGGATGCCCACCTCCACCGGTGCATATTTGACCGGAGGTTCTCCTGCCTTCCGGAGCTTCCCCCGCCCCCTGAGGGTGCCAGGGCTGCCCAG ATGCTGGTACCACTGCTGCTGCAGTACCTGGAGACCCTGTCAGGACTGGTGGACAGTAACCTCAACTGCGGACCTGTGCTCACCTGGATGGAG CTGGACAACCACGGACGGCGACTGCTCCTCAGTGAGGAGGCATCGCTCAATATCCCTGCAGTGGCGGCCGCCCACGTGATCAAACGGTACACAGCCCAGGCGCCAGATGAGCTGTCCTTTGAG GTGGGAGACATTGTCTCGGTGATTGACATGCCGCCCACGGAGGATCGGAGCTGGTGGCGGGGCAAGCGAGGCTTCCAG GTCGGGTTCTTCCCCAGTGAGTGTGTGGAACTCTTCACGGAGCGGCCAGGTCCGGGCCTGAAGGCGG ATGCCGATGGCCCCCCATGTGGCATCCCGGCTCCCCAGGGTATCTCgtctctgacctcag CTGTGCCACGGCCTCGTGGGAAGCTGGCCGGCCTGCTCCGCACCTTTATGCGCTCCCGCCCTTCTCGGCAGCGGCTGCGGCAGCGGGGAATCCTGCGACAGAGGGTGTTTGGCTGCGATCTTGGCGAGCACCTCAGCAACTCAGGCCAGGATG TGCCCCAGGTGCTGCGCTGCTGCTCTGAGTTCATTGAGGCCCACGGGGTGGTGGATGGGATCTACCGGCTCTCAGGCGTGTCTTCCAACATCCAGAGGCTTCG GCACGAGTTTGACAGTGAGAGGATCCCGGAGCTGTCTGGCCCTGCCTTCCTGCAGGACATCCACAGCGTGTCCTCCCTCTGCAAGCTCTACTTCCGAGAGCTTCCGAACCCTCTGCTCACCTACCAGCTCTATGGGAAGTTCAGT GAGGCCATGTCAGTGCCTAGGGAGGAGGAGCGTCTGGTGCGGGTGCACGATGTCATCCAGCAGCTGCCCCCACCACATTACAG GACCCTGGAGTACCTGCTGAGGCACCTGGCCCGCATGGCGAGACACAGTGCCAACACCAGCATGCATGCCCGCAACCTGGCCATTGTCTGGGCACCCAACCTGCTACG GTCCATGGAGCTGGAGTCAGTGGGAATGGGTGGCGCGGCGGCGTTCCGGGAAGTTCGGGTGCAGTCGGTGGTGGTGGAGTTTCTGCTCACCCATGTGGACGTCCTGTTCAGCGACACCTTCACCTCCGCCGGCCTCGACCCTGCAG GCCGCTGCCTGCTCCCCAGGCCCAAGTCCCTTGCGGGCAGCTGCCCCTCCACCCGCCTGCTGACGCTGGAGGAAGCCCAGGCACGCACTCAGGGCCGGCTGGGGACGCCCACGGAGCCCACAACTCCCAAGGCCCCGGCCTCACCTGCGGAAAG ACGGCCTCCCGTTTCTCCCCCAAACCGCAGGAGGAAAGGGGAGCGAGGGGAGAAACAGCGGAAGCCAGGGGGCAGCAGCTGGAAGACGTTCTTTGCACTGGGCCGGGGCCCCAGTGTCCCTCGAAAGAAGCCCCTGCCCTGGCTGGGGGGCACCCGTGCCCCACCGCAGCCTTCAG GCAGCAGACCCGACACCGTCACACTGAGATCTGCCAAGAGCGAGGAGTCTCTGTCATCGCAGGCCAGCGGGGCTG GCCTCCAGAGGCTGCACAGGCTGCGGCGACCCCACTCCAGCAGCGACGCTTTCCCTGTGGGCCCAGCACCTGCTGGCTCCTGCGAGAGCCTgtcctcgtcctcctcctccgAGTCCTCCTCCTCCGGGTCCTCCTCTTCATCCTCTGAGTCCTCAGCAGCTGGGCTGGGGGCACTCTCTGGGTCTCCCTCACACCGTACCTCAGCCTGGCTAGATGATGGTGATGAGCTGGACTTCAGCCCACCCCGCTGCCTGGAGGGACTCCGAGGGCTGGACTTTGATCCCTTAACCTTCCGCTGCAGCAGCCCCACCCCAGGGGATCCCGCACCTCCCGCCAGCCCAGCACCCCCcgcccctgcctctgccttcccacCCAGGGTGACCCCCCAGGCCATCTCGCCCAGAGGGCCCACCAGCCCCGCCTCGCCTGCTGCCCTAGACATCTCAGAGCCCCTGGCTGTATCAGTGCCACCTGCTGTCCTAGaactgctgggggctgggggagcacctgcctcagccaccccaacACCAGCTCTCAGCCCCGGCCGGAGCCTGCGCCCCCATCTCATACCCCTGCTGCTACGTGGAGCCGAGGCCCCGCTGACTGACGCCTGCCAGCAGGAGATGTGCAGCAAGCTCCGGGGAGCCCAGGGCCCACTCG GTCCTGATATGGAGTCACCATTGCCACCCCCTCCCCTGTCTCTCCTGCGCCCTGGGGgtgccccacccccgccccctaaGAACCCAGCACGCCtcatggccctggccctggctgaGCGGGCTCAGCAGGTGGCCGAGCAACAGAGCCAGCAGGAGTGTGGGGGCACCCCACCTGCTCCCCAATCCCCCTTCCGCCGCTCGCTGTCTCTGGAGGTGGGCGGGGAGCCCCTGGGGACCTCAGGGAGTGGGCCACCTCCCAACTCCCTAGCCCACCCGGGTGCCTGGGTCCCGGGACCCCCACCCTACTTACCAAGGCAACAAAGTGATGGGAGTCTGCTGAGGAGCCAGCGGCCCATGGGGACCTCAAGGAGGGGACTCCGAGGCCCTGCCCAGGTCAGTGCCCAGCTCAGGGcaggtggtgggggcagggatgCGCCAGAGGCAGCAGCCCAGTCCCCATGTTCTGTCCCCTCACAGGTTCCTACCCCCGGCTtcttctccccagcccccagggaGTGCCTGCCACCCTTCCTCGGGGTCCCCAAGCCAGGCTTGTACCCCCTGGGCCCCCCATCCTTCCAGCCCAGTTCCCCAGCCCCGGTCTGGAGGAGCTCCCTGGGCCCCCCTGCACCACTCGACAGGGGAGAGAACCTGTACTATGAGATCGGGGCAAGTGAGGGGTCCCCCTATTCCGGCCCCACCCGCTCCTGGAGTCCCTTTCGCTCCATGCCCCCTGACAGGCTCAATGCCTCCTACGGCATGCTTGGCCAATCGCCCCCACTCCACAGGTCCCCCGACTTCCTGCTCAGCTACCCGCCAGCCCCCTCCTGCTTTCCCCCTGACCACCTTGGCTACTCAGCCCCCCAGCACCCTGCTCGGCGCCCCACACCGCCTGAGCCCCTCTATGTCAACCTAGCCCTAGGGCCCAGGGGTCCCtcacctgcctcttcctcctcctcttcccctcctgcCCACCCCCGAAGCCGTTCAGATCCCGGTCCCCCAGTCCCCCGCCTTCCCCAGAAACAACGGGCACCCTGGGGCCCCCGTACCCCTCATAGGGTGCCGGGTCCCTGGGGCCCCCCTGAGCCTCTCCTGCTCTACAGGGCAGCCCCGCCAGCCTACGGAAGGGGGGGCGAGCTCCACCGAGGGTCCTTGTACAGAAATGGAGGGCAAAGAGGGGAGGGGGCTGGTCCCCCACCCCCTTACCCCACTCCCAGCTGGTCACTCCACTCTGAGGGCCAGACCCGAAGCTACTGCTGA